The Anolis sagrei isolate rAnoSag1 chromosome Y, rAnoSag1.mat, whole genome shotgun sequence genome contains a region encoding:
- the LOC137095518 gene encoding phospholipase A2 inhibitor gamma subunit B-like, whose product MPPQNMENLMMMSILATFIAAGSSLECEICQAHASHSCVGRMETCPPAFDRCGTLLTEADLGVPMKGIMKMCMKSHLCDSKTVINMGQAGIASNQISCCMENECKRFTPTLTPMDKTPNGLVCPGCLQWNRFECRVEEQVHCTGEQNKCFTVSGTSTHGETNFPLTMKGCTNSAECDRLIDHSDTVTGFSLIMSLNCTPAPGNHVSKTARNISDLYGVFFSILAALLLVKIFI is encoded by the exons GGTCTTCCCTGGAGTGTGAAATTTGTCAGGCTCATGCATCCCACAGTTGTGTGGGACGCATGGAAACTTGTCCTCCCGCTTTTGACAGATGTGGCACTCTTTTGACAGAGGCTGACTTAG GAGTTCCAATGAAGGGAATCATGAAGATGTGCATGAAATCTCATCTCTGTGACAGCAAAACGGTTATCAATATGGGCCAAGCAGGAATAGCCTCGAACCAAATTTCTTGCTGTATGGAAAATGAATGCAAAAGGTTCACGCCCACTT TGACACCCATGGATAAAACCCCCAATGGGCTGGTATGCCCAGGCTGTTTGCAGTGGAACAGATTTGAATGCAGAGTGGAGGAACAGGTCCATTGTACCGGAGAGCAAAATAAATGCTTTACTGTGTCTGGGACAAGCACCCATG GAGAAACAAACTTTCCATTGACCATGAAGGGCTGTACAAACAGTGCTGAGTGTGACAGATTGATTGACCATTCAGATACTGTTACAGGGTTCAGTTTAATTATGTCACTCAATTGCACTCCGGCCCCTGGCAATCATGTCTCCAAAACAGCCAGGAACATTTCAGATTTATATGGAGTTTTTTTCTCGATACTTGCTGCACTACTCCTTGTCAAAATCTTCATTTGA